In Candidatus Falkowbacteria bacterium, a genomic segment contains:
- a CDS encoding heme-binding protein, with the protein MSKNMIYTIIALVVILLLWTAWGFFSSRVEQADYTVSKKMNGYEIRQYPSHLVAQTKIKGSYRESMNSGFTILAGYIFGGNVKKEGIAMTAPVTEQKAVSENIAMTTPVLVDIEGEERVISFSMPRSYTLETLPIPNDNRVKIVEVPSQKIAAIVFSGYRTDDKIEKMKKILMTKLSEDKVEVVGMPIYAGYNGPGTPPWMTRNEVMVEIK; encoded by the coding sequence ATGTCTAAAAATATGATATATACAATTATTGCTTTAGTTGTCATTTTACTACTTTGGACTGCATGGGGATTTTTTAGCTCCCGTGTTGAACAAGCGGATTATACTGTATCTAAAAAAATGAATGGCTATGAAATTCGACAGTATCCATCGCATCTTGTGGCGCAGACCAAAATAAAGGGATCGTATAGAGAATCTATGAATAGTGGATTTACTATTTTGGCAGGTTATATTTTCGGAGGTAATGTTAAGAAAGAAGGTATTGCCATGACCGCACCCGTCACTGAGCAAAAGGCGGTGTCAGAAAATATTGCCATGACCACTCCGGTACTTGTAGACATTGAAGGTGAGGAGCGTGTTATTTCATTTAGTATGCCTCGTTCATATACACTAGAGACTTTGCCAATACCAAATGACAATAGAGTAAAAATTGTTGAAGTTCCATCACAAAAAATTGCCGCTATAGTTTTCTCTGGCTACAGAACAGATGACAAAATAGAAAAAATGAAAAAAATACTAATGACAAAATTAAGTGAAGATAAAGTAGAAGTCGTAGGTATGCCAATCTATGCAGGCTACAATGGACCCGGTACTCCGCCATGGATGACCAGGAATGAAGTAATGGTAGAAATTAAATAA
- a CDS encoding methionine-R-sulfoxide reductase — MKLNTLTKKEAHVIRDKGTESPFTGEYVNNSAQGVYVCRQCDAPLYNSKDKFESTCGWPSFDDRIEGAVVNTLDADGVRTEISYARCGGHLGHVFRGEHLTEKNLRFCVNSISLKFIEGK; from the coding sequence ATGAAATTAAATACCTTAACTAAAAAAGAAGCACACGTCATAAGGGACAAGGGCACAGAATCCCCGTTCACAGGAGAGTATGTAAATAATAGCGCTCAGGGTGTATATGTATGTCGACAGTGTGATGCACCACTATATAATTCAAAAGATAAATTTGAGAGTACATGTGGCTGGCCAAGTTTTGATGATAGAATAGAGGGCGCTGTAGTCAATACATTGGATGCTGATGGTGTGCGTACAGAAATTAGTTACGCTCGTTGTGGTGGACATTTGGGGCATGTATTTAGAGGGGAGCATCTAACAGAAAAAAACCTTCGCTTCTGTGTTAATTCAATCTCATTAAAATTTATTGAAGGAAAGTAG